Proteins found in one Mytilus edulis chromosome 2, xbMytEdul2.2, whole genome shotgun sequence genomic segment:
- the LOC139510499 gene encoding uncharacterized protein, with protein sequence MASASETFCGVCETQHVVRDADVWCPECDEGLCSSCVKHHRASRATRNHEVTSVDDYKQIPPKIASINQYCSDHESKYQHYCPQHEKLCCPLCITTNHKTCDLMAIEEIVKTSKTSVLFETMEQSLKDMKSNMTKIVKDKKQNLGKIQKQRQSFQTDIQQIREKINKHLNKLENEIQQDIQAAEQKVQSQIESFLSQVSDHGETLDELQKNISATKSFATDLQTFFGCKMFEAEIHKEEKFMQSLIEDVSLQQISLRCRIDDKISDILSMTKIGEISVTTNPPTITLTMDRDKQAQHIVPTTSKTINDINPTLLKKIEVLKGERRNVISGCTIMPSGKMVFVDNVYNRLLIYNENGLLDSEIPVSKQPVEVTCIDEKTVAVTHNAQPYHIEIVNIENKKITNKIKTSKPCYGITNNNGMLVYYEMGSGIQTEDVTDGSIVITVVKVKGDYYWNYVTTSRDKIYRTDQHTSTVTCYTVTGQKVWELKDESIFKGIRGITIDNDSNVYVTSKDNNNVVVLSSDGKVARQLLGKDDGVELPLGIHFDQRRNILLVTNLYEKAFLFKIS encoded by the coding sequence ATGGCATCAGCCAGTGAAACATTTTGTGGTGTGTGTGAAACCCAACATGTGGTGAGAGACGCCGACGTTTGGTGTCCTGAATGCGATGAAGGCTTATGCTCATCATGTGTAAAACATCACCGAGCTTCTAGGGCAACAAGGAATCATGAGGTTACTTCAGTCGATGACTATAAACAAATACCACCGAAAATAGCAAGTATTAACCAATACTGCTCTGACCATGAGAGCAAATATCAGCACTATTGTCCCCAACATGAAAAACTTTGTTGTCCGCTTTGCATTACGACAAACCACAAAACGTGTGATTTGATGGCAATTGAGGAAATTGTGAAAACGTCAAAGACCTCGGTATTATTTGAGACCATGGAACAAAGTTTAAAAGATATGAAGAGCAACATGACTAAAATAGTTAAAGACAAGAAGCAGAATTtggggaaaattcaaaaacagCGACAGAGTTTCCAGACAGACATACAACAGATACGAGAGAAAATAAACAAGCACCTAAATAAGCTTGAAAATGAAATACAGCAGGATATCCAAGCAGCGGAACAAAAAGTGCAATCACAAATAGAAAGTTTTCTGTCTCAAGTTTCCGACCATGGGGAAACACTAGATGAGCTACAGAAGAATATTTCCGCTACGAAAAGTTTTGCAACTGACCTCCAAACATTTTTTGGTTGTAAAATGTTTGAAGCCGAGATCCACAAAGAAGAGAAATTTATGCAGTCTTTAATAGAAGATGTGAGCTTACAACAAATAAGCCTACGATGCAGAATTGATGACAAGATATCTGACATACTGTCCATGACAAAGATTGGAGAGATATCAGTTACCACAAACCCACCAACCATTACCTTGACGATGGATAGAGACAAACAAGCTCAACATATAGTACCGACGacatcaaaaacaattaatgaCATTAATCCtactttattgaaaaaaattgagGTACTAAAAGGGGAAAGAAGAAATGTAATCAGTGGCTGCACTATCATGCCTTCTGGAAAAATGGTCTTCGTAGATAATGTATATAATCGTCTTCTAATCTACAATGAAAACGGATTATTGGATAGTGAAATACCTGTATCAAAGCAGCCTGTAGAGGTTACTTGTATTGATGAAAAGACCGTCGCTGTTACCCATAATGCACAGCCTTATCATATAGAAATAGTCAACATCGAAAATAAAAAGATTACAAACAAGATCAAAACATCCAAACCGTGCTACGGCATTACCAATAATAATGGTATGTTAGTATATTATGAAATGGGAAGTGGTATTCAAACAGAAGACGTTACTGATGGAAGTATTGTCATCACAGTAGTTAAAGTCAAAGGCGACTATTACTGGAACTATGTTACAACATCAAGAGACAAGATATACCGTACAGACCAACATACAAGTACCGTCACATGCTACacagtcacaggacaaaaagtttGGGAATTAAAAGACGAATCAATTTTCAAAGGAATTCGGGGAATAACAATTGATAACGATTCCAATGTGTATGTAACATCCAAGGATAATAACAATGTCGTCGTACTTTCATCAGATGGCAAGGTTGCCCGTCAATTGTTAGGAAAAGATGATGGAGTTGAACTTCCTCTTGGTATCCATTTTGACCAAAGAAGAAATATTCTACTCGTTACTAACCTATATGAAAaagcatttttgtttaaaatttcatga